In Subdoligranulum variabile, the genomic stretch TGCCGCCCACCGGGTGTTCTGCCACAATGGTATCTTCCTCTTCCGCCGATTCGGCGGTTGCCTGCGCATCGTAGAGACTCTCCTTGGTCACGGCGAACGCGGCCTTGTAGTCGGCGCTGACCTCATAGACCACCGTCGGCGCATCGCTGGATGCCAGATAACATACCGTGTCATCTCCTTCTTTCAGGCTGCCCAGGCGAACTGTCAGGCTGGTGCCATCCGTAAAGGTCACCGTTGCCGTCACGTCCGGTGCATCCAGACCATAGACACTATCCTCCTGAGGTGAGGTGATCGTCCAGTCCGTTTTAACACCGCACACCGTGTTGGCCATCTTTTTGACGGCATCCTGGTCCAGAGCATAGTCCGGATCATCGGCCAGCGTCCAGGTTCCCTCTGTCTGGATGAATCGGAGGTCGGCCACCTGCATGGAGGTCACGTCATCGATGGTCTTATCGGTAAGCGTCTGCGACTTATACAGATCCCGCGGATCTTTGCAAAGTCCCGCCAGGTCACTCTGCGGCACCGTATAGGCTGTCCCGTTCTCGTCATACACATAGTAGATGTCCGCCACATCATTGGCCCGGTCTACCGTCAGCGTGCGGGTTGATTCCCCGCTGCTGATGCCAAACACCATCAGCGGCGTATCGCTGCGCTCCGGTATCTCCGCCAGTTCCTCCGGCTGAAGCTGCCGTGTTGCCGTCAGCCCGGCAAACTTTTCAATGAGGGAACCCGTGACTTCCTGATCCAGCGGCAGCGTGGGGTCGGAATCCAGCATCCAGTCTCCGCTGCTGCCCTTGAGCAACGTTGCCTCCACATTTTCACCGCTGTAAGATACCTGGTCTATAACATCGGCGGAGAAATTGCACAGTGCAATCCCCTCCTGCTGGTCCCCGGACTGCGAAAATTCCAGCACCGCCAGCAACACAGCCAGCACCAGTACCCCCGCCGCCAACAACAGCAGCGGCATGATTTTTTTGCGATTCACAGATGGCTCTCCTTTTTATCGGCGGCGACGGATCAAACAGATCACAACGCCTGCAATCAGACAGACGATCGGCAGCACAAAGATGAACAACAGTCCCAGGCCGATCATAGCCCCGTTGGGCACCGTGAGGCTCTCCGCGCTCAAGCTCTTGCTGCTGATCACTGCCGTCGTCTGTTCGACGTTGAACCAGTTCGCAAGACTCCCCAGCATCTGTGCATTGCCGCCGGAAACACTCTGGTTGGTGGCGGACAGCAACGCATTGGGACAGTTGATCCAGACCACCCGCGCCCCCGTGGAGGTGTTCTCGGCAGCGACCGCCACCGCAAAGCTGCCCTCCGGGTCTTCCTCGGATTTTTCTACCGTTTCGGCATTGGTATAGTCCAGCAGAGAATAGGCCTGATCGCTGGTGGAAAGCAGCGTGGTCAGCACATACTCACTGTCGTCGCTCTGCACAATTCCCTGTGCGAT encodes the following:
- a CDS encoding DUF4340 domain-containing protein, which produces MNRKKIMPLLLLAAGVLVLAVLLAVLEFSQSGDQQEGIALCNFSADVIDQVSYSGENVEATLLKGSSGDWMLDSDPTLPLDQEVTGSLIEKFAGLTATRQLQPEELAEIPERSDTPLMVFGISSGESTRTLTVDRANDVADIYYVYDENGTAYTVPQSDLAGLCKDPRDLYKSQTLTDKTIDDVTSMQVADLRFIQTEGTWTLADDPDYALDQDAVKKMANTVCGVKTDWTITSPQEDSVYGLDAPDVTATVTFTDGTSLTVRLGSLKEGDDTVCYLASSDAPTVVYEVSADYKAAFAVTKESLYDAQATAESAEEEDTIVAEHPVGGKDDYADVAEE